The Chryseobacterium sp. G0186 genome includes the window TTCTGCTGTATAGGTTCTCTTTATACCGTTCCAACGTGGGTTTGTAAGCCAATCTTGCTCTATAGCCTGGATTTGTTCTTGTTTTGTTTTCATAATATTTGGATTTTGTTAGATTTGAATTTGGTTTGAACCTAAGAGGATTTTAGAATATGGAAACTGATCGTTACGACCGATAAAAATTTTGTTATTTTTCTTACTTGCCAATTCTATTCCTCTCGAGCTAGATAAAAGGATATGCTTTTAGGGTTAAAAATTCTTCAAAATTTTCAGAGAAGATCAATTCATTGAAAAGTTCCTTAGCAAGGTTGAATTTTCCATTTTTGAAACGGGCTTCACCCACATATTTTTCAATATTGTCCATTTCTTCTTTTTCCCATTGTAGAATCATGCTTCGGGTTAATGTTCTGTCATCACTCAAAACAGCTTCATTTTTCAGCCATTGCCAGATTTGTGTTCTTGAAATTTCTGCAGTGGCCGCGTCTTCCATCAAATTGTAAATGGCAGCAGCTCCTGTTCCCATCAGCCAGCTTTCAAGATAAAGGATTCCAACATTGATATTCTTACGAACTCCTTTTTCAGTGATGTCGCCCTTGGGAATTTCTAACAGGTCACTTTCTTGTATCTGGTATTCAACTTTTTTATCAATCTGATTTTTAGCCGGCATATAATGATCAAAAATATCCTTAGCTACAGAAACCAATGCAGGATGGGCCACCCAGGTTCCGTCATGACCGTTTTTAACTTCCCGCTCTTTATCATTCTTCACCTTTTCAAAGGCTGTATTATTGGCTTCATCATCATTTTTTACAGGAATTTGTGCTGCCATTCCGCCCATTGCATGAACATTTCTTTTATGACATCCCTCAATAACCCTTTTTGAATAAGCACTCATGAAAGGGGAACTCATGGTTACCTGATCCCTGTCCGGCACCATAAACTCAGGAATATTTCTGAATTTTTTGATGTATGAAAAAATATAATCCCATCTTCCGCAATTCAGTCCTGCACTATGCTCCTTTAATTCATATAAGATTTCATCAATATGGAATGAGGCCGTAATGGTTTCTATTAAAACTGTCGCCTTAATGATTCCTTGTGGAATGTTTACATAATCCTGAGCAAAAACAAAAACGTCATTCCACCATCGTGCTTCTTTATAATGTTCTAATTTTGGCAGATAGAAATAAGGACCACTTCCGTTTTTCAAAAGACTTTCTACGTTTCTGAAAAAATAGATTCCAAAATCGATTAAAGATCCTGATGTTTCTTCTTCATTGATCTTAATATGTTTCTCGGGAAGATGCAATCCTCTTGGACGAACCAATAAAACAGCAGTCTTTTCATTTAGCTTATAGGCTTTGCCTTTTTCATTTACAAAATCAATGGTTCTGTTGACAGCATCAGAAAGGTTGATTTGCCCATCCATACAGTTTTCCCAGGTAGGCGAACTGCTGTCTTCAAAATCCGCCATAAACGTTAAAGCTCCTGAGTTCAAAGCGTTAATAATCATTTTTCGGTCAACAGGTCCGGTAATTTCTACTCTTCTGTCTAATAAATCTTCCGGCAGCGGCGCACAAATCCAATTTCCGTTTCTTACTTCTTCTGTCTCTTTTAAAAACTTGGGAAGAATTCCTTTATCAAATTCATGCTGCGTTTTTTTTCTTTCTTGTAAAAGTTCTACTCTTTTATGATTGAAGTTCTGATGAAGGGCAATCAGAAAATCGATTAAATCCGGAGTGAAAATTTCTTCAAACTGCTTCTGATTCGATATTTTTAGCTGAGTCTTGGTTTCCATAACTAATTGATTTTGTGATTTAACACTACAAACATAAATAAAAATTTTCACAAACAGCGAACGTTCGCTGAATTTATTTAAAAATTATTATGCGAATAATCGCATCTAAATATTTATATTTGAGTAATGAATTCAGAAAGCGACTTTATTAAGACAGTTTTTGGACTAAAACTGAAACAGCTGAGACAAAAGAAAAATTGGTCTCTGCAGGACCTTGCCGTAAAAACCGGATTGTCAAAATCTTATCTTAATGAGATTGAGAACGGAAAAAAGTACCCGAAACACGACAAGATCATTCAGCTGTCTGATGCCCTGAACTCTACTTTTGATGATCTGGTTTCTACAAAACTGGATAAAAGCCTTGCTCCGTTTAATGAAATTCTTCAATCGGATTTCTTTAAGGAAGTTCCTCTAGAATTATTTGGGATCAATAAAAACAATCTTATCAGCATCATTAGCGATGCTCCTAAAAAGGTAACGGCTTTCATCAATGCATTGATTGAAATTTCCCAGAATTACAATCTAGGAAAGGAAAGGTTTTATTTTGCGGTATTAAGATCATTTCAGGAATTGTATGATAATTATTTCCCTGAAATTGAGGATAAGGTCAATCAGTTCACAGAAGAGAATCATTTACAGATTGACAGAAATTTAAAGTCTGATATTCTTGAAAATATTCTTATTGAGAAATTCAATTACACTATCCAATCTGAAGATTTCGAAAAGTATGACACCTTAGACAATCTTCGATCTCTTCTTATTCCGGAAAAAAAACTATTGCTTCTCAACAGAAAACTTGAAAAGGATCAGAAAACATTTATTCTGGCAAAGGAAATAGGGTTTAATGTCCTGGAGTTAAAGGTTCGTCCTACCACGTATTCATGGCTTGACTTTGGAAGTTTTGAAGAGATTTTAAATAATTTCTATGCTTCTTATTTTGCCGGAGCCTTATTGATTTCAAAGGAGCCAGCTATTGAAAAAACCGCTGAGTTTTTCCAGCAAAATAATTGGAACCCCAAGAGCTTTGAGAGCCTTATCAATACTTTCACCCACTCACCTGAAACGTTTTATTATCGTTTGACCAATATTCTTTCTGCAGAAATGGGAATTAAGGATTTATTTTACTTGTGTCTGGTCAAAAAGAAAGGTTCTGATAAAATCCAGATTTTAAAGGAGCTTCATCTTAATCACCAGCAGGCTCCTCACGCTAACGCTATGAATGAACATTACTGCCAGAGGTGGATTGCCGTGAAAAACCTGCACGATTTAAAGGAAAATGAAACCCTGACGGATGCACAGATTTCTCATTATAAAGATCAGGGAATAAGCTATCTGGTTATTTCTACTTCTCAAAGAAATCCTTTTTCGGATGGCAGCAACAGAAGCTACTGCCTGGGGATTTTATTGAATTCCCAAACGATTAAAAAGATAGGTTTTGTAAAATCTCCATCTTTAAAAACCATTAATGTTGGGGTTACCTGCGAATCCTGCAGCATTGCTGATTGCGAAATAAGACAAGCCCCTGCAGTACGACTGGAAAAGGAACATTTTAATAGCAGTATGAAAAATTCTATTGAAAAAATCAGGAAAGAATTTTAGAATAACGATCTATAGGCATCTGGTATTTTAAAAGTTATAAAACTAAGTTTATGAAACTAAAACTTTTCATACCTTAGTAAAAACACATCTATGATACTGGATTTATTTTTTCCAAACCGATGCATTCATTGCAATAGAATCATTGAACCTGAACTTCTAGTTTGTGACCTCTGCTACACCCAAATTCATTTTACGCATTATGATTATTTTGAGACTAATCCGATCAGAGAAAAATGTAAACTCCTTTTCCCAGTGGAGAACACCTATGCCTTAATCCAGTTTGAGGAAGAAAGTGTAAGCCGGAAAATTATTCATGAGTTAAAATACAAAGGTAGAGAGAACGTGGGAAAAATTCTTGCCGAATGGACAACCGAGCAGCTTAATTTTCAAAATCAAGTTCCTGATCTCATGGTAAGTGTACCTCTACATCCTAAAAAGCTACGGGAAAGAGGCTACAATCAGCTTCATTTATTTACAGAAACACTTTCAAAATTTTACAACATCCCATTTGATCATCATTTGATTACAAGAAATCATTATTCCAAAGCACAGGCTTTAAAGAATAAACAGCGCCGACTGGAAACAGCGAACACATTTTCAGTTACCCAGCCCATCACCGGAAAACACATTCTTTTGATAGATGATGTCTTTACGACAGGAAACACCGTCTCGTCTATTGCATGGGAAATTCTAAATGCCGGAGACAATAAAGTGAGCGTATTGGTAATGGCAATGGATGTTTGAAAACTAAGATTTATATTTAGTTGCTGATTGATCGTGGTTGATATACTTTGTTTAAAGCTGCAACCTAAAGCAATTTTCTCACTCTTTCATGTTTCATTTCTTTTCCTTAATTTTCCGGAAACTAAATAACAATGCCCAATCTGATCTTATTACATGGAGCTTTAGGCCATAAAGATATATTTAAACCTTACCTTGAGAAACTTTCGCCATATTTTACCATTCATACTCCATTATTTTCAGGACATGGAGATCTTGAGCTTTCCTCAGATGGAATCAGCATTGAAAAGTACACTGAAGAACTAACGGCATATTGCACAGAAAATAAAATAAATGATATTTTTATTTTAGGTCACAGTATGGGTGGTTATGTTGGGCTTTGCTATGCCATGAAAAACCCTGAGAATGTAAATTCCATTATCACTCTGGGAACAAAATTTGACTGGACCGAGGAACAGGCTTTAAAGGAAAGTAAAATGCTTAATCCGGATATCATTCTTGAAAAAATCCCCCAATATGCCCAACTTTTAGAGACTCAACATGGTTCAAAATGGAGACAGCTTCTTCCTGCCATCGCAGATTTAATGATTAACTTAGGGAAAAATCCTCCACTTGAAAATAATCTTGCTACCATTAACACTCCTGTGCAAATCATGGTAGGTGATAAGGACAATATGGTAAGCATTGAGGAAAGTATAAGTATATACAGAAAACTTCCCAACGCAAAATTGGCCGTACTCCCGGATACAAAGCATCCAATGGATAAGGTACGACCAAATTTATTATTGTGTTTAATAAAAGATTTCTGGAATCTTTCTTAAATTATCTTTGAAGTTTTTCACCGTAACTCAAATCTCCTGCATCTCCTAATCCAGGAGTGATATATCCTTTTGATGTTAGGTTTTCATCAATGGCTCCTACCCATATATGTGCATCAGGATATGCATTTTGAACGGTTTCAACACCTTGTCTTGAGGCAATGGCTGCTACGATGTGAAGTTGGGTTGGATTTCCGTTTGTCAACAAATCCTTGATCGCTTCAATTAATGACGCTCCGGTTGCCAACATTGGATCTGCAACGATTAAAGGTCTACCCTCAATGCTTGGGCAAGTTAGGTAATCTTGTTTAATGGAGAAATAATCGTTGGCATCGTGCTTTCTATAAGCTGCTACGAAGCCACAATCTGCTCTGTCCAGATAGTTCAGAATACCTTCAAACAAAGGAACTCCTGCTCTTAAAATGGTCGTAATAACCGGCTGTACTGCAATTTCTGTACTTTTTATAGAATCTAAAGGAGTCTGGATCTCAACTTCTCTTGTTTCTAATCCTTTGCTGATTTCAAAAGCTGCAATTTCTCCAATCCTTTCCATATTTCTTCGAAATCTCATTCGGTCACGCTGAACCCCGATGTTTCTAAGTTCGTTAATCCATTCATTGACAAGGGAAAAGTTTTGTGATAAAATAGTAAGCATGAAGATCTTGGGTTTTAATTATAGTTAGTGAGCATTAATTACTGCAAAATTACAACTAAAAAACGAATTTGCAGATGGCTACCAAAACGGTAAAAAGTATATGTATAAAAAATCTGGCAAGGAATTCCTCACCAGATTTTATTAAAAAGTCATTTTATTTTTGTCTGAAATACACTTCAATCGGAACTCCGGTAAACCCGAATTGTTTTCTCAATTGATTTTCAGTAAATCTCTTATATGGTTCTTTCACATACTGTGGCAGGTTACAGAAAAATACAAACTGTGGTGACGGCGTAGGAAGCTGAACGCAATATTTGATCTTAATATATTTTCCTTTAAGTGCCGGTGGCGGTGTATTTTCGAAAATAGGAAGCATTACTTCATTTAATTTTGAAGTTTTAATTTTCTTCTTACGATCTTCATAAACCTGCATTGCCAATTCTACAGCTTTTAGAATTCTTTGCTTCGTTAAAGCAGAAACAAATAGAATTGGAATATCCTGGAACTGACCAATTTTATCCTTGATTGATTTTTCAAAATCACGCATTGTGTTGGTCTGCTTGTCTTCAATCAAATCC containing:
- a CDS encoding alpha/beta fold hydrolase codes for the protein MPNLILLHGALGHKDIFKPYLEKLSPYFTIHTPLFSGHGDLELSSDGISIEKYTEELTAYCTENKINDIFILGHSMGGYVGLCYAMKNPENVNSIITLGTKFDWTEEQALKESKMLNPDIILEKIPQYAQLLETQHGSKWRQLLPAIADLMINLGKNPPLENNLATINTPVQIMVGDKDNMVSIEESISIYRKLPNAKLAVLPDTKHPMDKVRPNLLLCLIKDFWNLS
- a CDS encoding ComF family protein, with amino-acid sequence MILDLFFPNRCIHCNRIIEPELLVCDLCYTQIHFTHYDYFETNPIREKCKLLFPVENTYALIQFEEESVSRKIIHELKYKGRENVGKILAEWTTEQLNFQNQVPDLMVSVPLHPKKLRERGYNQLHLFTETLSKFYNIPFDHHLITRNHYSKAQALKNKQRRLETANTFSVTQPITGKHILLIDDVFTTGNTVSSIAWEILNAGDNKVSVLVMAMDV
- the upp gene encoding uracil phosphoribosyltransferase is translated as MLTILSQNFSLVNEWINELRNIGVQRDRMRFRRNMERIGEIAAFEISKGLETREVEIQTPLDSIKSTEIAVQPVITTILRAGVPLFEGILNYLDRADCGFVAAYRKHDANDYFSIKQDYLTCPSIEGRPLIVADPMLATGASLIEAIKDLLTNGNPTQLHIVAAIASRQGVETVQNAYPDAHIWVGAIDENLTSKGYITPGLGDAGDLSYGEKLQR
- the aceB gene encoding malate synthase A; the protein is METKTQLKISNQKQFEEIFTPDLIDFLIALHQNFNHKRVELLQERKKTQHEFDKGILPKFLKETEEVRNGNWICAPLPEDLLDRRVEITGPVDRKMIINALNSGALTFMADFEDSSSPTWENCMDGQINLSDAVNRTIDFVNEKGKAYKLNEKTAVLLVRPRGLHLPEKHIKINEEETSGSLIDFGIYFFRNVESLLKNGSGPYFYLPKLEHYKEARWWNDVFVFAQDYVNIPQGIIKATVLIETITASFHIDEILYELKEHSAGLNCGRWDYIFSYIKKFRNIPEFMVPDRDQVTMSSPFMSAYSKRVIEGCHKRNVHAMGGMAAQIPVKNDDEANNTAFEKVKNDKEREVKNGHDGTWVAHPALVSVAKDIFDHYMPAKNQIDKKVEYQIQESDLLEIPKGDITEKGVRKNINVGILYLESWLMGTGAAAIYNLMEDAATAEISRTQIWQWLKNEAVLSDDRTLTRSMILQWEKEEMDNIEKYVGEARFKNGKFNLAKELFNELIFSENFEEFLTLKAYPFI
- a CDS encoding helix-turn-helix domain-containing protein; amino-acid sequence: MNSESDFIKTVFGLKLKQLRQKKNWSLQDLAVKTGLSKSYLNEIENGKKYPKHDKIIQLSDALNSTFDDLVSTKLDKSLAPFNEILQSDFFKEVPLELFGINKNNLISIISDAPKKVTAFINALIEISQNYNLGKERFYFAVLRSFQELYDNYFPEIEDKVNQFTEENHLQIDRNLKSDILENILIEKFNYTIQSEDFEKYDTLDNLRSLLIPEKKLLLLNRKLEKDQKTFILAKEIGFNVLELKVRPTTYSWLDFGSFEEILNNFYASYFAGALLISKEPAIEKTAEFFQQNNWNPKSFESLINTFTHSPETFYYRLTNILSAEMGIKDLFYLCLVKKKGSDKIQILKELHLNHQQAPHANAMNEHYCQRWIAVKNLHDLKENETLTDAQISHYKDQGISYLVISTSQRNPFSDGSNRSYCLGILLNSQTIKKIGFVKSPSLKTINVGVTCESCSIADCEIRQAPAVRLEKEHFNSSMKNSIEKIRKEF